AAAGATTACTTTATATGTTTCTAATTATAAGACTTTCTTCAAACAATTATGTTTATTAGGAAAACATATAATGATGTCAACTAATGTAAtgatttttaagaaaaatatacaATATGCAATCTAACATTATTTATTGATGTGTCCTGATAAACAAACATATAAACAATGTAAATCACTATAAGACACTCatattttgtggcggtttttgaCTGTCAGAACACTTTGTGAGGTCAAAAACTATCACAAATATACGTGTCTCATAGATATGTTCacagtattttttatttattcagtCTATACTCCAAATTTAAAACATAACTAAACAAGATAATTTTAAAGATGATGACTAAAAAATAACTAAACAAAGCATTTAGGAAGTTCACAAgttatcttctttttttttttgggacaaggttttttttttttttttttttttttttttttttttttggtcaatggacAAGGTTATCTTGAAGTGTTTGTGATAAAAAGTGGGTCAGGATCCAGCAATATTAAGCTTTGGGCCAACAATGACCCATAAGAAAATGCATACAAaccataaaaatataaaaattataacaCATGCTACTGAAACCACGCAAGTAATCGCCACTAAAATTCCACATTCACTGGAATCTCATTTCACACTTTGGCAATGGTTCGCAAGCGCTTTCGGACACCGGAACCCAAATCAGGTACCTTTCTAGCTACCCAGAAGATCACACAACCATAGCAGCTTCACAATTTCTGGGTTGAACCATTTGAACTTTGTTATCTTAAAATCCGACATTGCACACaaggtgtttgatgaaatgTTTGACTCAATGTTCTTCTTGCAGGTTTACAGCATGCCCAGTATTTCCTGAAGAAAATTGGGTTGGGGCCGAATAACTACTACTTCTGGAAGCAAATTGGGAAGGCTTTGATTTGCACGTATGCCGTGTTTGGTGCGGCGTGGTTATACAACGAGACATCGCCGTTGGGCTGGTGGACATTGAAGCCAAGGCCAAAGGAAGAGTGGGAGCTTGCTCATTTGTACGAGCGGAGGCAGTTCCCGTACCCTGGAGATGAAGAGGCAATGGAGGAGTTCATTAAAAAGGGTGGAATGATTGGAACTACCATTGGTCCTAAAGGGATGGTGGAGAGTGATATGGATGAGAGTGATTATAAGAAGGAGTTGAAGGACAAGAAGTTTGAGCAGGAAGCTCAGAAGCTGTGGGCGAGGATGAGGAGCGAGGTCGTTGCTGAGCTTCAGGAGAAGGGCTTTGATGTGGACGGAGGGCAGTGAATGCTATATTCATGGTGGTGAATATGGAGATTGCAACTTTCTGTGCTTGAATTTTATGATTTCAATAAATCATGATAGATACAAAAGACTatatagtgtgtgtttggatataTGTAAACAGAGTTTCAATTCAATTTATAAGAAGAA
This is a stretch of genomic DNA from Lotus japonicus ecotype B-129 chromosome 1, LjGifu_v1.2. It encodes these proteins:
- the LOC130731691 gene encoding uncharacterized protein LOC130731691 — its product is MVRKRFRTPEPKSGLQHAQYFLKKIGLGPNNYYFWKQIGKALICTYAVFGAAWLYNETSPLGWWTLKPRPKEEWELAHLYERRQFPYPGDEEAMEEFIKKGGMIGTTIGPKGMVESDMDESDYKKELKDKKFEQEAQKLWARMRSEVVAELQEKGFDVDGGQ